A single genomic interval of Streptomyces sp. BA2 harbors:
- a CDS encoding MarR family winged helix-turn-helix transcriptional regulator, whose amino-acid sequence MTDKPGDPTPEQVAADLTAVIGRVVRRLRTASPGVGLSASQRTVLALLDREGPATTAALARAELVRPQSMRMTVGALESMELIERAPDPDDGRQSVVSVTAKGRRTLADARAAKHGWLSGAVADGLDADERRQLADAVVLLERLVQQ is encoded by the coding sequence ATGACCGACAAGCCCGGGGACCCGACCCCCGAGCAGGTCGCGGCAGATCTCACGGCCGTCATCGGACGCGTCGTGCGGCGGCTGCGAACGGCGTCACCCGGGGTCGGGCTCAGCGCGTCGCAGCGCACCGTCCTTGCCCTCCTGGACCGGGAGGGGCCCGCCACCACGGCCGCTCTGGCCCGCGCGGAGCTCGTACGGCCGCAGTCGATGCGGATGACGGTGGGCGCCCTGGAGAGCATGGAGCTGATCGAGCGTGCCCCCGACCCGGACGACGGGCGTCAGTCCGTCGTCTCCGTGACGGCCAAGGGGCGCCGCACCCTCGCGGACGCGCGCGCCGCCAAGCACGGATGGCTGTCGGGCGCCGTCGCCGACGGCCTCGATGCCGACGAGCGGCGCCAACTGGCCGACGCGGTCGTGCTGTTGGAGCGGCTGGTGCAGCAGTGA
- a CDS encoding isochorismatase family protein: MTATTLDPTTALVLVDLQKGITALPTAHPSAQIVERSARLADAFRERGLPVILVRVTGGAPGRTEGPVRGGDVPAEWADLVPELGRKDSDIVVTKQQWGAFYGTDLDLQLRRRGVTQVVVAGIATSIGVESTARAAHEHGYHVTVAVDAVTDMDADAHRNSIEKIFPKLGETDTAEAIAKLL, translated from the coding sequence ATGACTGCCACCACCCTCGACCCCACCACGGCCCTCGTCCTGGTCGACCTCCAGAAGGGCATCACCGCCCTGCCCACCGCCCACCCGTCCGCGCAGATCGTCGAACGGTCCGCCCGCCTCGCCGACGCCTTCCGCGAACGCGGCCTGCCCGTAATCCTGGTCCGGGTCACGGGCGGCGCCCCCGGGCGCACCGAAGGCCCGGTTCGGGGCGGCGATGTGCCCGCGGAGTGGGCGGACCTGGTTCCCGAACTCGGGCGCAAGGACAGTGACATCGTCGTCACGAAGCAGCAGTGGGGCGCCTTCTACGGCACCGACCTCGACCTCCAGCTGCGCCGCCGCGGCGTCACGCAGGTCGTGGTCGCAGGCATCGCGACGAGCATCGGCGTCGAGTCGACGGCCCGCGCGGCACACGAGCACGGCTACCACGTCACGGTCGCCGTCGACGCCGTGACCGACATGGACGCCGACGCGCACCGCAACAGCATCGAGAAGATCTTCCCGAAGCTCGGCGAGACGGACACAGCGGAGGCGATCGCGAAGCTGCTGTGA
- a CDS encoding GNAT family N-acetyltransferase, with the protein MDHQAVLTAYDGQIRRGARTDSPGARVERDGGVVRQTGAAHDWNGVHWADVDAATADAVIAEQVRYFTSLGREFEWKLHSHDRPADLADRLRAAGFIPEPPETVMVAEVADLPTEPALPEGVHLLPVTDASGVRLMADAHNAAFGEDSSELGERLAKRVLTQLNETPDAVVAVVAMAGDVPVSSARMEFYPGTDFAGLWGGGTAPEWRGKGIYRALVAHRTRIAADRGYRYLQVDATDDSRPILRRLGFVPLSVTTPYVYQP; encoded by the coding sequence ATGGATCATCAAGCGGTACTGACGGCGTACGACGGGCAGATTCGGCGCGGCGCGCGGACGGACAGCCCCGGCGCGCGCGTCGAGCGTGACGGGGGCGTCGTCCGGCAGACCGGCGCGGCGCACGACTGGAACGGCGTCCACTGGGCGGACGTCGACGCGGCCACGGCGGACGCCGTCATCGCCGAGCAGGTGCGGTACTTCACGTCTCTCGGGCGCGAGTTCGAGTGGAAGCTGCATTCCCACGACCGCCCCGCCGACCTCGCCGACCGGCTGCGCGCGGCCGGCTTCATTCCCGAGCCGCCGGAGACCGTGATGGTGGCCGAGGTCGCCGATCTGCCCACGGAGCCCGCACTGCCCGAGGGGGTACACCTGCTCCCGGTGACGGACGCGTCCGGCGTACGACTCATGGCGGACGCCCACAACGCCGCGTTCGGCGAGGACAGTTCGGAGCTCGGTGAACGCCTCGCCAAGAGGGTCCTCACCCAGCTGAACGAGACCCCGGACGCCGTCGTCGCGGTGGTCGCGATGGCGGGCGACGTGCCGGTGAGCTCGGCCCGGATGGAGTTCTACCCAGGCACGGACTTCGCGGGCCTGTGGGGCGGCGGCACCGCTCCCGAGTGGCGGGGCAAGGGCATCTACCGCGCCCTGGTCGCCCACCGCACCCGCATCGCCGCCGACCGCGGCTACCGCTACCTCCAGGTGGACGCCACCGACGACAGCCGCCCGATCCTGCGACGCCTGGGCTTCGTGCCGCTGAGCGTGACGACGCCGTACGTGTACCAGCCGTAG
- a CDS encoding 3-oxoacyl-[acyl-carrier-protein] synthase III C-terminal domain-containing protein encodes MPAFVSSPRTVFGPHKVTTDEIADDIRSHHHDHPRLTAILRVVGNCGVRTRHFTRPLSSPTVSGTADVHERTQAAFDDAVAMSEQAATAALDAVGLGAQDIDAIVTTHSTGWAVPNLDIHLIARLGLRPTVHRVALTTVACAGGVQSLIRARDLIAARPGSKVLVVAAEVLSTSYNHSVTSMESMIYKALFADAAGAAVVTGAPLTSGLAIEDTFEYTLPDSLDRYRGRLDAQGMHFDSTKQAPSAAAETFPALMDWLGPRNVDFAVIHPGGHRIISDTAKALDLDAHDVRHSVETLTEEGNMGAVSVLRVLERTHTAPPADGANGVAIAFGPGFATAALRCRWQA; translated from the coding sequence GTGCCTGCCTTCGTCTCCAGCCCCAGAACCGTGTTCGGCCCCCATAAAGTCACCACCGATGAGATAGCCGACGACATACGCTCCCACCACCACGATCACCCGCGGCTCACCGCGATCCTGCGTGTGGTGGGCAACTGCGGTGTGCGCACCCGGCATTTCACCCGCCCCCTCAGCTCCCCCACCGTCTCCGGCACGGCCGACGTCCACGAGCGCACCCAGGCCGCTTTCGACGATGCCGTCGCGATGTCCGAGCAAGCTGCCACAGCAGCCCTCGACGCGGTCGGGCTGGGGGCGCAAGACATCGACGCGATCGTCACCACGCATTCCACCGGCTGGGCCGTCCCCAATCTCGACATCCACCTCATCGCCCGGCTCGGCCTGCGTCCAACGGTGCACCGTGTCGCGCTGACGACCGTTGCCTGTGCCGGAGGCGTCCAGAGCCTCATCCGGGCGCGGGACCTCATCGCCGCTCGTCCGGGCAGCAAGGTCCTGGTCGTGGCGGCGGAAGTCCTCTCCACCTCCTACAATCACTCCGTCACCAGCATGGAGTCGATGATCTACAAGGCGTTGTTCGCGGACGCCGCGGGCGCCGCCGTCGTCACGGGGGCTCCGCTGACCTCCGGTCTGGCCATCGAGGACACCTTCGAATACACGCTCCCCGACAGCCTCGACCGGTACAGGGGCCGACTCGACGCGCAAGGAATGCACTTCGACTCCACCAAGCAGGCTCCGTCGGCCGCTGCCGAAACCTTTCCGGCCCTCATGGACTGGCTCGGCCCGCGGAACGTCGACTTCGCGGTGATCCACCCGGGCGGCCATCGCATCATCTCGGACACCGCCAAGGCGCTCGACCTCGATGCTCACGACGTGCGCCACTCCGTGGAGACCCTGACCGAAGAGGGCAACATGGGTGCCGTCAGTGTCTTGCGGGTGCTGGAGCGCACCCACACGGCCCCACCCGCGGACGGCGCGAACGGCGTCGCCATCGCCTTCGGCCCCGGCTTCGCCACCGCGGCCCTGCGCTGTCGCTGGCAGGCGTGA
- a CDS encoding MmyB family transcriptional regulator, with protein MNKTALRALLRERRALIAPESHGFRRPTGQGRRARGLSQHQVDQLLHRAIGTYHRLESGSYPNPPASLLRDVARLFGLNEQEWVSLCRYALRQEPPGPLYSSSGKEIAGVWREAVDGIGHMAYVTDASWELLAYNAAFAALFPRGKVPSNTMRWMLLEHNGREALTDWRNSWVPMVLPQLRAALTARPDDEILRQIEKEVLADPEMSSLYEADGALIHPDGHERPLRHAEHGPGWVSICAAQPMAAPGSRLFILIFKAGSHRSHTRAPMLRAD; from the coding sequence ATGAACAAGACGGCGCTCCGCGCTCTGCTCCGCGAACGACGCGCCCTCATCGCCCCCGAATCGCACGGCTTCCGCCGTCCCACGGGCCAGGGGCGCCGCGCCCGCGGCCTCTCCCAGCACCAGGTGGACCAGCTGCTGCACCGGGCCATCGGGACGTACCACCGCCTGGAGTCGGGCAGTTACCCGAATCCGCCTGCTTCGCTGTTGCGGGACGTGGCCCGGCTGTTCGGGCTCAATGAGCAGGAGTGGGTGTCGCTGTGTCGGTACGCGCTGCGGCAGGAGCCACCCGGGCCGCTGTACTCGTCGTCCGGCAAAGAGATTGCCGGCGTCTGGCGGGAGGCCGTGGACGGCATCGGACACATGGCGTACGTCACCGACGCTTCTTGGGAGCTGCTCGCGTACAACGCCGCCTTCGCCGCCCTGTTCCCCCGAGGCAAGGTGCCGAGCAACACGATGCGATGGATGCTCCTCGAACACAACGGCCGCGAAGCCCTGACGGACTGGCGCAACTCGTGGGTTCCCATGGTTCTGCCACAGCTGCGCGCCGCGCTCACTGCCAGGCCCGACGACGAGATCCTCCGCCAGATCGAGAAGGAGGTTCTCGCCGACCCCGAGATGTCCTCTCTTTACGAGGCTGACGGTGCCCTGATCCACCCTGACGGGCACGAACGCCCCCTGCGGCACGCGGAACATGGGCCGGGCTGGGTGTCGATCTGCGCGGCACAACCCATGGCGGCGCCCGGTTCAAGGCTGTTCATCCTGATATTCAAAGCAGGATCCCATCGCAGCCACACGCGTGCGCCGATGCTTCGAGCCGACTGA
- a CDS encoding Gfo/Idh/MocA family protein, producing MKRLRIGLVGTGPWASSAHAPALAAHPDVELRGVWGRRPDAAAALASAHATTAYADVDELFAASDAVAFAVPPDVQAPLAARAAAAGCHLLLDKPVATTVAAARDLAVAAETARVASVVFFTLRFAGPTSAWVSEQAATEGWFAGRADWYSSFYSADGTSPFSSPWRARRGGLWDVGPHALSVLMPVLGDVTDVTAAAGQADLVHLILRHSGGASSTATLSLTTPEKASGVTVELRGEAGTVLMPSGGGALDAFRSAVDALVESARSGQPHACDVRFGLRVTEILALAEE from the coding sequence ATGAAGAGACTGCGAATTGGACTGGTCGGCACGGGTCCCTGGGCCTCGTCCGCGCACGCTCCCGCGCTCGCCGCGCACCCGGACGTGGAGCTCCGCGGCGTGTGGGGACGGCGGCCCGACGCGGCGGCCGCGCTGGCCTCGGCGCACGCGACCACGGCGTACGCGGACGTGGACGAACTGTTCGCCGCGAGCGACGCGGTGGCGTTCGCGGTACCCCCGGACGTGCAGGCACCGCTGGCCGCGCGGGCCGCGGCGGCGGGCTGCCATCTGCTCCTGGACAAGCCGGTGGCGACGACGGTGGCCGCGGCGCGCGACCTCGCGGTGGCGGCCGAGACGGCCCGGGTGGCGTCCGTCGTCTTCTTCACGCTGCGCTTCGCAGGCCCGACGTCGGCATGGGTGAGCGAGCAGGCGGCCACGGAGGGCTGGTTCGCGGGCCGCGCCGACTGGTACAGCTCGTTCTACTCGGCGGACGGCACCAGCCCGTTCTCCTCGCCCTGGCGGGCGCGGCGAGGCGGCCTGTGGGACGTCGGCCCGCACGCCCTCTCCGTCCTGATGCCGGTGCTCGGCGACGTGACCGACGTGACGGCGGCGGCAGGTCAGGCGGACCTGGTCCATCTGATCCTGCGGCACAGCGGCGGCGCGTCGAGCACGGCGACGCTGAGCCTGACGACGCCCGAGAAGGCTTCGGGGGTGACGGTGGAGCTGCGCGGCGAGGCGGGGACGGTGCTGATGCCGTCGGGAGGCGGCGCGCTCGACGCCTTCCGCTCGGCGGTCGACGCACTCGTCGAGTCGGCGCGATCCGGTCAACCGCACGCCTGCGACGTGCGGTTCGGTCTGCGCGTGACGGAGATCCTGGCCCTGGCCGAGGAGTAA
- a CDS encoding TetR/AcrR family transcriptional regulator — MTTSASGAATEPEASLAAPARRDAEATKAAIIRAARYLLARHAHADITLKAVAERAGVSAPLILKYFGNKDALFARVMSFEADVEGLLDAPLAALGHHMVHHLLTGQAEHGADPILRIVFAPLHREQGDTLRTNFRTQVVHRLSERLEGPDAGVRAELAVGTLLGLGVMYGIARGPHLRGTPVAEITELYAPTVQAFLTPP, encoded by the coding sequence ATGACCACATCCGCCTCCGGGGCGGCGACGGAACCCGAGGCCTCCCTCGCCGCGCCCGCACGCCGCGACGCCGAAGCGACGAAGGCCGCCATCATCCGCGCCGCCCGCTACCTCCTGGCGCGGCACGCCCACGCCGACATCACGCTCAAGGCGGTGGCCGAACGGGCCGGTGTGAGCGCGCCGCTGATCCTGAAGTACTTCGGCAACAAGGACGCGCTCTTCGCCCGCGTCATGTCCTTCGAGGCCGACGTCGAGGGACTGCTCGACGCGCCCCTCGCCGCACTGGGCCACCACATGGTCCACCACCTGCTGACCGGCCAGGCCGAGCACGGCGCCGACCCCATCCTGCGGATCGTCTTCGCCCCGCTCCACCGCGAGCAGGGCGACACCCTGCGCACGAACTTCCGTACGCAGGTGGTGCACCGCCTCAGCGAACGCCTCGAAGGGCCGGACGCCGGCGTGCGCGCCGAGCTCGCGGTGGGCACACTGCTCGGTCTCGGCGTGATGTACGGAATAGCCCGCGGGCCGCACTTGCGCGGTACACCCGTCGCCGAGATCACCGAGCTGTACGCGCCCACGGTGCAGGCCTTCCTCACGCCTCCGTGA
- a CDS encoding cupin domain-containing protein gives MNDASERPALASELGMEPHPEGGWFVETWVSDHSFTPTGYPGARTAATAIYFLLCPGEESRWHVVRSDEIWLWHRGGPLDLRLGGDGALPKEGAAPMRLGPGVEHGERPQILVPGGVWQAARPTGDEPVLVSCVVAPGFDYADFRLAD, from the coding sequence ATGAACGACGCGAGCGAACGCCCTGCCCTGGCAAGCGAGTTGGGCATGGAGCCGCACCCGGAAGGCGGCTGGTTCGTCGAGACCTGGGTCTCGGACCACTCCTTCACGCCCACCGGCTACCCCGGCGCGCGGACGGCGGCCACCGCCATCTACTTCCTGCTCTGCCCGGGGGAGGAGTCCCGCTGGCACGTGGTGCGCTCCGACGAGATCTGGCTGTGGCACCGCGGCGGCCCCCTGGATCTGCGCCTGGGAGGTGACGGCGCGCTCCCGAAGGAGGGCGCGGCACCCATGCGCCTCGGTCCGGGCGTCGAGCACGGTGAGCGCCCGCAGATCCTGGTGCCCGGCGGTGTATGGCAGGCGGCGCGCCCCACCGGCGACGAACCGGTCCTGGTGAGCTGCGTCGTCGCGCCCGGCTTCGACTACGCGGACTTCCGGCTGGCGGACTGA
- a CDS encoding DMT family transporter, producing MNFLLSIAFVLTWSSGFIGAKLGAGSASAVTVLMWRFLPLALVLAVVALTVARASWRGFTARDAIRQAVVGALSQSGYLLTVYYAIQLGVSSGTTALIDGTQPLVAGALAGPLLGQYVSRTQWVGLGLGVTGVVIVTAADATGGTDAPWWAYLVPFLGMFSLVAATFLDRRSPRPVAPAVSMTVHCVTSAVIFTALAVGAGAATPPAETSFWVAISWLVTLSTFGGYGLYWLILRRSGVTQVNTLMFLMAPVTALWGALMFGEPFGVQTALGLAVGLAAVAVVHRGKEPEASVVCSRREEPASAPRQSASRKSA from the coding sequence ATGAACTTTCTGCTCTCGATCGCGTTCGTACTGACCTGGAGCTCGGGCTTCATCGGAGCCAAGCTGGGCGCCGGGAGCGCGTCCGCCGTGACCGTCCTCATGTGGCGGTTCCTGCCGCTGGCCCTCGTGCTCGCGGTCGTCGCCCTCACCGTGGCGCGGGCGTCCTGGCGCGGCTTCACGGCACGTGACGCGATACGGCAGGCGGTCGTCGGGGCGCTGTCGCAGAGCGGCTATCTGCTCACCGTGTACTACGCGATCCAGCTCGGCGTCTCCAGCGGCACCACCGCCCTGATCGACGGCACCCAGCCACTGGTGGCGGGCGCGCTCGCCGGACCGCTGCTCGGCCAGTACGTCTCGCGCACGCAGTGGGTGGGCCTCGGGCTCGGCGTGACCGGGGTCGTCATCGTGACGGCGGCGGACGCCACGGGCGGCACCGACGCCCCCTGGTGGGCCTACCTGGTGCCGTTCCTCGGGATGTTCTCCCTGGTCGCGGCGACCTTCCTGGACCGCCGCTCCCCACGCCCGGTCGCCCCGGCGGTCTCGATGACGGTCCACTGCGTGACCAGCGCCGTCATCTTCACGGCGCTCGCGGTGGGCGCGGGCGCCGCGACACCGCCGGCGGAGACGTCCTTCTGGGTGGCGATCAGCTGGCTGGTGACGCTCTCCACCTTCGGCGGGTACGGGCTCTACTGGCTGATCCTGCGGCGCTCCGGGGTCACGCAGGTCAACACGCTGATGTTCCTGATGGCGCCGGTGACGGCCCTGTGGGGTGCCCTGATGTTCGGCGAACCCTTCGGCGTACAGACGGCGTTGGGCCTCGCGGTCGGGCTCGCGGCGGTCGCGGTCGTGCACCGGGGGAAGGAGCCGGAGGCATCGGTGGTGTGCTCCCGGCGGGAGGAACCGGCGAGCGCACCGCGTCAGTCCGCCAGCCGGAAGTCCGCGTAG
- a CDS encoding TetR/AcrR family transcriptional regulator codes for MTPGARRALDAASALFYDRGIHAVGVDLIAAEAGVTKKTLYDRFGSKEQIVVEYLAARDERWQAFLAPYVEAANTPRARILAVFDASRDWAGANSAKGCSMVNAHAEISDPAHPAYQVITGQKAWMLALFTGLARDIAPRRAAKLGRTLMLLHEGGLVAHGLRIFPDAIDHARDEAAALLRDALRVTPDADEKRR; via the coding sequence ATGACGCCGGGCGCGCGGCGCGCGCTCGACGCCGCGAGCGCGCTGTTCTACGACCGCGGCATCCACGCCGTCGGGGTGGACCTCATCGCCGCCGAGGCCGGGGTCACCAAGAAGACGCTCTACGACCGCTTCGGCTCCAAGGAGCAGATCGTCGTCGAGTATCTGGCGGCCCGCGACGAGCGCTGGCAGGCCTTCCTCGCTCCGTACGTCGAGGCCGCGAACACCCCGCGGGCCAGGATCCTGGCCGTTTTCGACGCCTCGCGCGACTGGGCCGGCGCGAACAGCGCCAAGGGCTGCAGCATGGTCAACGCGCATGCCGAGATCAGTGACCCCGCGCACCCCGCGTATCAGGTCATCACCGGCCAGAAGGCCTGGATGCTCGCCCTGTTCACCGGCCTCGCCCGCGACATCGCGCCCCGGCGGGCGGCGAAACTCGGCCGGACGCTCATGCTGCTGCACGAGGGCGGCCTGGTCGCGCACGGCCTGCGGATCTTCCCGGACGCGATCGACCACGCACGTGACGAGGCGGCGGCGCTGCTCCGTGACGCTCTCCGCGTCACCCCCGACGCTGATGAAAAGCGCAGGTGA